In Methanosphaera sp. ISO3-F5, a genomic segment contains:
- a CDS encoding SHOCT domain-containing protein, producing the protein MTLNKINEVNTHTKKVDVPRLNSAKIKDVGNVSLELSENKFKIRSLDSMFNYNKPVQDIDFLLFSKGNFLLKDKFYIGIAGDQFEVNCLENEIEFKNFYESIKRMRNNTRKDEKLLNKTPSYTDTSINYNNTPLIQETEEKEEKINISEEIRNFHNLMKEGIISEEEFEEKKKELLKMKIE; encoded by the coding sequence ATGACTTTAAACAAAATCAACGAGGTTAACACCCATACTAAAAAAGTGGATGTACCCCGACTAAACAGTGCAAAAATAAAAGATGTGGGAAATGTATCCCTTGAATTATCAGAGAATAAATTTAAAATCAGATCACTTGATTCAATGTTTAATTATAATAAACCAGTACAGGACATCGATTTTCTACTATTCTCCAAGGGTAACTTCCTATTAAAAGATAAATTTTATATTGGAATAGCAGGAGACCAATTTGAGGTAAACTGCCTAGAAAACGAGATTGAATTTAAAAACTTCTATGAAAGCATTAAAAGAATGAGAAATAACACACGAAAAGACGAAAAACTATTAAACAAAACTCCAAGTTACACTGACACAAGCATTAATTACAATAACACACCATTAATCCAAGAAACCGAGGAAAAAGAAGAAAAAATCAATATCTCCGAGGAAATACGTAACTTCCACAATCTTATGAAAGAGGGCATAATCTCAGAGGAAGAATTTGAGGAAAAAAAGAAAGAACT
- a CDS encoding zinc-ribbon domain-containing protein — MKTCQSCGYQNKDNAKFCSSCGYNLPENTETQYDFNPDNNNNYQDNNQTYQQPTTQPNTYQPNYTPPKKKNAIIAIILNCIGGIFFYFLAGIGQIYLGLFKRGLVIGAVGLLITLFNVAIILVVSEAVGTILSLIMGIALIIYSSYDAHLCTQAINEGHSIPLLFGQLDLE; from the coding sequence ATGAAAACTTGTCAGTCTTGTGGATATCAAAATAAGGACAATGCAAAGTTCTGTTCATCCTGTGGATATAATTTACCAGAAAATACTGAAACACAGTACGATTTTAATCCAGACAATAACAATAATTACCAGGATAATAACCAGACCTACCAACAACCAACCACTCAGCCAAACACTTATCAGCCAAACTACACACCACCCAAAAAGAAAAATGCTATTATTGCAATAATATTAAATTGTATAGGTGGTATATTCTTCTACTTCCTAGCAGGTATAGGACAAATATATCTTGGATTATTCAAGAGAGGACTCGTAATTGGAGCTGTTGGATTACTTATAACATTATTTAACGTAGCAATAATATTAGTAGTATCAGAAGCTGTTGGAACAATCCTTTCATTAATAATGGGAATAGCACTTATAATATACTCCTCGTATGATGCTCACCTTTGTACTCAGGCTATTAACGAGGGACATAGCATACCATTATTATTCGGACAGTTAGACCTTGAATAA
- a CDS encoding GNAT family N-acetyltransferase: MIMIDYIIRDNQESEVFESNDDTLNAKNILKENYPYIYECMKKEGFILENTECNIFKELLYDNKVVGFIAYNIDEDFDSISLVNVYIMPEYRGNSILYNELSKILKSDIVFSVLEPNNLIIDLFIKYGFAEKLNEYLVASSISLDVKSENYISNTNDFILDDDSFYGSNLYDTAISATLLLIDISSPGSNIICYSKTLESDKVNYNAEKHRNNIQSHLKNVKEDMLENCDLFADILVDLKENLPKPEYDINELVGKPPELSEILKIALEEIGKERVKEIQEQLIEEYDEGIVRNEALFKRLKFLLVEDEIIDEILLENDITEVSCPYCYSPINLSDISCKICGYNLQYSNEEEMQIFSEFFDELIKKITNKNNGRESLRGLFSKSDYSLNSETDSDEITSLSVATVKIISILHDLTPLDNACEYISLSTGFEPKILKEHMIKEGYVGKEISKDNWNIIANKMKVPQLKDILRTDGQKVSGKKQELIERIEKNVDLSAYNPLDLIGQEYIITKNAINYLNENNFLLLAGNMLEDYDLMEYKNFLNENNYEDSYQTELSFLELHEQKALQEDDHEYIKTVLESKRAIYKALKKCDGEEFVNELKIFSLNLNRDYPIFMAFVDFSKEELEIGNVKQLRKLSKNTRYPYESMMLEIYDNTPYDKKFTVDNMVLILDDIFKGINLSTIRSNLFKYREEYQKHFKNLDDYI; this comes from the coding sequence ATGATTATGATAGATTATATTATAAGGGATAATCAAGAATCGGAAGTTTTTGAAAGTAATGATGATACATTAAACGCAAAGAATATACTTAAAGAAAACTATCCCTATATATATGAGTGTATGAAAAAAGAGGGTTTTATATTAGAAAATACTGAATGCAATATATTTAAAGAATTATTATATGATAATAAGGTAGTAGGTTTTATTGCTTATAATATTGATGAAGATTTTGATAGTATTTCACTAGTAAATGTTTATATAATGCCTGAGTATCGTGGAAATAGCATTTTATACAATGAATTGTCAAAAATTTTGAAAAGTGATATTGTATTTTCTGTTTTAGAACCGAATAATTTGATTATAGACTTGTTTATAAAATATGGGTTTGCAGAAAAATTAAATGAATACCTGGTAGCATCCAGTATATCATTGGATGTAAAATCAGAAAATTATATATCAAATACTAACGATTTTATCCTGGATGATGACTCTTTTTATGGATCAAACTTATATGATACTGCTATAAGTGCTACACTACTACTAATAGATATTTCATCTCCTGGAAGTAATATCATATGTTACAGTAAAACATTAGAGAGCGATAAAGTTAACTACAATGCAGAAAAACATAGAAATAACATTCAATCACACTTAAAAAATGTAAAAGAAGATATGTTAGAAAATTGTGATTTATTTGCAGATATTTTAGTAGATTTAAAGGAAAATCTTCCTAAACCAGAATATGATATAAATGAACTTGTAGGAAAACCTCCTGAATTATCAGAAATTCTAAAAATAGCATTAGAAGAAATAGGGAAAGAAAGAGTTAAAGAAATACAGGAACAATTGATAGAAGAATATGATGAGGGCATAGTACGTAATGAAGCATTATTTAAAAGACTTAAATTCCTGTTAGTAGAAGATGAAATAATTGATGAAATTCTATTGGAAAATGATATTACAGAAGTATCCTGTCCATACTGTTACAGTCCAATAAATTTATCCGACATTTCATGTAAGATCTGTGGTTATAACCTTCAATACAGTAATGAAGAGGAAATGCAAATATTTAGTGAATTTTTTGATGAATTAATAAAGAAAATAACTAATAAAAATAATGGTAGAGAAAGTTTAAGAGGACTTTTCTCAAAATCAGATTATTCCCTAAATTCTGAGACAGATTCTGATGAAATAACTTCTTTAAGTGTAGCTACTGTAAAAATAATTTCAATATTGCATGATTTAACACCATTAGATAATGCCTGTGAATACATATCACTTTCTACTGGTTTTGAACCAAAAATACTAAAGGAACACATGATAAAAGAGGGATATGTTGGAAAAGAAATTTCTAAGGACAATTGGAACATTATTGCTAATAAAATGAAAGTTCCACAGCTAAAAGATATTCTACGAACCGATGGACAAAAAGTATCCGGAAAAAAACAGGAATTGATTGAACGAATAGAAAAAAATGTTGACTTATCAGCATATAATCCATTAGATCTAATAGGACAGGAATATATTATAACTAAGAATGCAATTAATTATCTGAATGAAAATAATTTTCTGCTCTTAGCAGGTAATATGTTAGAAGATTATGATTTAATGGAATACAAGAACTTCTTAAACGAAAATAATTATGAAGATAGTTATCAGACAGAATTATCCTTCCTTGAATTACATGAACAAAAAGCATTACAAGAAGATGACCATGAATATATTAAAACAGTACTGGAATCCAAGAGAGCAATATATAAAGCTCTTAAGAAGTGTGATGGGGAAGAATTTGTCAATGAATTAAAAATATTTTCTTTAAACTTAAACCGGGATTATCCGATTTTCATGGCTTTTGTTGATTTTTCAAAGGAAGAGTTAGAAATAGGTAATGTGAAACAATTAAGAAAATTGTCAAAAAACACAAGATACCCTTATGAATCAATGATGTTGGAAATATATGATAATACGCCTTATGATAAAAAGTTCACAGTAGATAATATGGTATTGATATTAGATGATATATTTAAAGGTATAAATTTATCAACGATTAGAAGTAATCTTTTTAAATATAGAGAAGAGTATCAGAAGCATTTTAAAAATCTGGATGATTATATTTAG
- a CDS encoding FmdE family protein, with product MVGSIAAADVQENSTSTTQSSDNPVVTTTGSNQDLQETQTTSTLTSDNDGNDLKDVSVNVKIKYEYPKDIEQVNPDFHVFDDDQEVQFEKDYDSESNKFVLTIPNTSSEKFNITALTSGYIPVSKIVDSTQKTVTFDLTATEAYKLGRTVTASADKALNFNNADDILVVTSAGVAKLNGKTSEEAIEGILNYGDDISYTDVLMLRETAVDPIDFAFIVKEGSDLRIAVYENASTKLSYLGTISEDMTRSQWNTYFKSIKGKNAWSFASLANGWAAGVSREVLQEAAFHGHICEGTLGGYSIVQALLQYYPPVKETRMDGGSPGDITSYKILGVPGGSDDDAAMFFLDATVGKIGYVGIDTTATGATENMIGFIRWYSNDNTGDLIIMTFDSNKTKADFTKETGINPDDGSLEELKYCTWWINKINKNPAELVTFLYEFTNLTEEQYYYLMGTASNVTHDDDHTIQAIDSHGLDLEYILSLNLPQAKRSTPDQTTGKLTDNQMKQIGVKAAKKALSIYKKELGIDILKDDVDFAAFTSAGYVYLDNQETVLVRDGLYETLGASLYSKNMLQYHQALWKPLWFAFIMRNPGSDDVYASYLRYNNDGTFFVGEVNGSKVVNIGIDTLNDSEKLNEIQQTFMPDGNWFSIQTIANAWKADPDFDQIMSFLYHNHVCPGVQPGFFITDHIQKNYPLGENESYTYIASSTYCKDDSLTYILGISPGMGSFIVQKLPDEDTESEYVEGATDEGALIVWDNELKVGRAVIVSFKWPVVDTNMYSTSEAKRATQIQAFIDMYKGNPNDKIMEDLVVDTNEERWINQEQYDALVSGSGDLNTMSYIKSLPKVSKEDAIKSNSNSESTDNTNTNTNTNTNTNTNTNTNTNTNPNTHNNGQSYSENTNTNTNTNTNTNTNTPTRSSSNTRSSTSRGSSNTRTSPSSAVLAVGTTQAASEEVGTVAEDQSKEEQDSQSEQESTPDSGKAYEITTDQQSAPDYTNVGIAVVAIGLIGAIAGYGYMRSKKE from the coding sequence ATGGTTGGTAGCATAGCAGCAGCAGATGTTCAAGAAAATTCAACATCTACAACCCAATCATCAGATAATCCGGTTGTTACAACAACAGGTAGCAATCAAGATTTACAAGAAACACAGACTACTAGTACATTAACTAGTGATAATGATGGAAATGATCTAAAAGACGTATCAGTCAATGTAAAAATAAAATATGAATATCCAAAAGATATTGAACAAGTAAATCCTGATTTTCATGTATTCGATGATGATCAAGAAGTACAATTTGAAAAAGACTACGACTCTGAATCAAATAAATTTGTACTAACAATTCCAAACACATCATCAGAAAAATTTAACATAACAGCATTAACTTCAGGTTATATTCCAGTAAGTAAAATAGTAGATTCCACACAAAAAACAGTAACTTTTGACTTAACTGCTACCGAAGCATATAAATTAGGTAGAACAGTTACAGCATCAGCAGATAAAGCATTGAATTTCAATAATGCAGATGATATATTAGTTGTAACTTCAGCTGGAGTTGCAAAACTAAACGGTAAAACTAGTGAAGAAGCTATTGAAGGAATATTAAACTATGGCGACGATATAAGTTATACTGATGTTTTAATGTTACGTGAAACAGCAGTAGATCCAATCGATTTTGCATTTATTGTTAAAGAAGGTTCAGATTTAAGAATTGCAGTATATGAAAATGCTTCAACTAAATTATCATATCTTGGAACAATCTCTGAAGATATGACTAGAAGTCAATGGAATACTTATTTCAAATCAATTAAAGGTAAAAATGCATGGTCATTTGCAAGTTTAGCTAATGGATGGGCAGCAGGTGTTTCTAGAGAAGTTTTACAAGAAGCAGCATTCCACGGACACATATGTGAAGGAACACTCGGTGGATACAGTATAGTACAAGCATTACTACAATATTACCCACCAGTAAAAGAAACACGTATGGACGGAGGATCTCCTGGTGATATAACATCATACAAAATATTAGGAGTTCCAGGTGGATCAGATGATGACGCAGCAATGTTCTTCTTAGATGCTACAGTTGGAAAAATAGGTTATGTTGGAATTGACACCACAGCTACCGGTGCAACAGAAAACATGATTGGATTTATCCGATGGTACTCAAATGATAACACTGGTGACTTAATCATCATGACTTTTGATTCAAACAAAACAAAAGCAGACTTCACAAAAGAAACTGGAATAAATCCAGATGACGGAAGTTTAGAAGAATTAAAATACTGCACATGGTGGATTAACAAAATAAACAAAAATCCAGCAGAACTTGTAACTTTCTTATATGAATTCACAAACTTAACCGAAGAACAATACTACTATCTCATGGGAACAGCAAGTAATGTAACACACGATGATGACCACACAATACAAGCAATAGATTCTCATGGATTAGACTTAGAATATATATTATCATTAAATTTACCACAAGCAAAAAGATCAACACCAGATCAAACAACAGGTAAATTAACAGATAATCAAATGAAACAAATCGGTGTTAAAGCTGCTAAAAAAGCTTTAAGCATTTACAAAAAAGAATTAGGTATTGACATACTCAAAGACGATGTAGACTTTGCAGCATTCACATCAGCAGGTTATGTATACTTAGACAACCAAGAAACAGTATTAGTCCGTGATGGATTATATGAAACACTTGGTGCAAGTTTATACAGTAAAAACATGCTACAATACCACCAAGCATTATGGAAACCATTATGGTTTGCATTCATCATGCGTAACCCAGGATCAGATGATGTTTATGCATCATACCTCAGATACAATAATGATGGAACCTTCTTTGTAGGAGAAGTAAATGGTTCTAAAGTAGTAAATATTGGAATTGATACTTTAAACGATTCTGAAAAATTAAACGAAATACAACAAACATTCATGCCAGATGGTAATTGGTTCAGCATACAAACGATTGCAAATGCATGGAAAGCAGACCCTGATTTTGATCAAATCATGTCTTTCTTATACCATAACCACGTTTGTCCAGGTGTACAACCAGGATTCTTCATTACTGACCACATACAAAAAAATTATCCATTAGGTGAAAACGAATCATACACATACATAGCTTCAAGCACATACTGTAAAGATGACAGTTTAACATATATATTAGGAATATCACCAGGTATGGGTTCATTTATTGTACAAAAATTACCTGATGAAGATACAGAATCTGAATATGTTGAAGGTGCAACTGATGAAGGAGCATTAATTGTATGGGATAATGAACTTAAAGTAGGTCGTGCAGTAATTGTAAGTTTCAAATGGCCGGTAGTTGATACAAATATGTATTCAACATCAGAGGCTAAACGTGCAACTCAAATACAAGCATTTATTGATATGTATAAAGGAAATCCTAATGATAAAATTATGGAAGACCTTGTTGTAGATACAAATGAAGAAAGATGGATTAATCAGGAACAATATGATGCTTTAGTATCAGGTTCCGGTGATCTTAACACTATGAGCTACATAAAAAGTTTACCAAAAGTATCTAAAGAAGATGCAATAAAATCCAATAGTAATTCAGAATCAACAGATAATACAAACACAAACACAAACACTAACACTAACACTAATACAAATACAAACACTAACACTAATACTAATCCTAACACCCATAACAATGGACAATCATACTCAGAAAACACAAACACCAACACAAACACCAACACTAATACAAACACTAACACACCTACAAGATCATCAAGTAATACTCGTTCAAGCACAAGCAGAGGTTCTTCAAATACTAGAACTTCACCAAGCTCCGCAGTTTTAGCTGTTGGAACTACTCAAGCTGCTTCAGAAGAAGTAGGAACAGTAGCTGAAGACCAAAGTAAAGAAGAACAAGACTCACAATCTGAACAAGAATCAACACCAGACAGTGGAAAAGCATATGAAATCACAACTGACCAACAATCTGCTCCAGATTACACTAATGTAGGAATAGCTGTAGTTGCAATAGGATTAATCGGAGCAATTGCAGGTTATGGTTACATGAGAAGTAAAAAAGAATAA
- a CDS encoding energy-coupling factor ABC transporter permease: MHLPDGIIPLDQAFLYWLLSIIILAVYNYKFSKNEQVEKQIVNIAIFSAIVLLLSSLSIPSPLGIPIHFFVIPIVVILLGVISATLCSCICLIGQALLLNMGGISSFGANFLVMGFILSIVTIVSYNIFLNIDERIAIFLSTIMGIISATFLQAIILVLSGSITFNAVISTLIPYYMFISVIEAILNVMIVIAIKRIKPDLLKLDKI; the protein is encoded by the coding sequence ATGCATTTACCTGATGGTATCATACCACTTGATCAAGCATTTTTATATTGGTTATTATCAATCATAATCTTAGCAGTATATAACTATAAGTTTTCTAAGAATGAACAAGTAGAAAAGCAGATAGTTAATATTGCAATTTTTTCCGCAATTGTACTACTTTTATCATCATTATCCATACCATCTCCATTAGGTATTCCAATACATTTCTTTGTAATTCCAATAGTAGTAATACTATTAGGCGTAATATCGGCAACATTATGTTCATGTATATGCTTAATAGGACAAGCGTTACTATTGAATATGGGTGGAATTAGCTCATTTGGAGCAAATTTTCTAGTGATGGGATTTATACTGTCCATTGTTACAATTGTCTCTTACAACATATTCCTTAATATTGATGAAAGAATAGCAATATTTTTATCCACAATAATGGGTATTATTAGTGCAACTTTCCTTCAGGCAATAATACTAGTATTATCAGGTTCAATAACATTTAATGCAGTAATATCAACATTAATCCCATATTACATGTTTATATCTGTAATAGAAGCAATATTGAATGTTATGATAGTTATTGCTATTAAAAGGATTAAACCAGATTTATTGAAACTAGATAAAATATAA
- a CDS encoding DUF2162 domain-containing protein translates to MDYSILIQIITIISVLVYGVNIGLSIGLANLSKKVITCICILYGGSIFLLGSIVTKYSGAIIEFMNANNTFTNLLLGCLLIMAGLLTIREWRKHDNNTIISILLSTIVPYACFMISLMFLNASLATTIDLNSLTTKGYMAALLIIIILVTYFLSKHSKINKKPYQIVLGNYMITIGAYYIVSTLISPNMMTMRNSKLAAITIDSPINLILFIIAFIIMIIIGIYYNREDNILK, encoded by the coding sequence ATGGATTATTCAATACTTATACAGATTATTACAATAATATCCGTATTAGTCTATGGGGTGAATATTGGATTATCGATAGGTTTAGCTAATTTATCAAAAAAAGTTATAACATGTATATGCATATTATATGGTGGAAGCATATTCTTATTAGGCTCAATTGTAACAAAATATTCAGGGGCCATAATTGAATTCATGAATGCAAACAACACATTCACAAACTTACTGTTAGGTTGCCTTTTAATAATGGCAGGATTGCTTACAATAAGGGAATGGAGAAAACATGACAATAACACAATAATATCAATACTATTATCAACAATAGTACCATATGCATGTTTCATGATATCGTTAATGTTTTTAAACGCATCATTGGCAACAACAATAGACTTAAACTCATTAACAACCAAGGGATACATGGCTGCATTACTAATAATAATCATATTAGTAACATACTTCTTATCTAAACATTCAAAGATAAACAAAAAGCCATACCAGATTGTACTGGGAAACTATATGATAACAATAGGAGCATATTATATAGTCTCAACATTAATCTCACCGAACATGATGACTATGAGAAACTCTAAGTTAGCGGCTATAACCATAGATTCGCCGATAAACTTAATACTATTCATAATTGCATTTATCATAATGATAATAATAGGAATATACTATAATAGAGAAGATAACATTCTAAAATAG
- a CDS encoding MotA/TolQ/ExbB proton channel family protein yields the protein MISVPGGEVLTGTLDLISQSLTIPVLIILLIIFIISVVTIGAVIAEYSSRKEITVEKIKELIYDINNANTPHEIKQIIENSNLPKSEKKILDDIASSESLTNNSREILARKLVENEEEKTDKKLRRTDIITRIGPTLGLMGTLIPLGPGLAALGSGDINTLASSLTVAFNTTIVGIGSGALSYFIGKIRGSWYEKYLSDLDALSDAILDNMNNKQKNNTIESSD from the coding sequence ATTATTAGTGTCCCGGGAGGCGAAGTACTAACAGGAACATTAGATTTAATATCACAAAGTTTAACCATACCTGTATTAATTATATTGTTAATAATATTCATAATCTCCGTAGTAACAATCGGAGCAGTAATAGCAGAATACAGTTCAAGAAAGGAAATAACAGTAGAAAAAATAAAAGAACTCATATATGATATAAACAATGCAAACACGCCACATGAAATAAAGCAAATAATAGAAAATTCAAACTTACCAAAATCAGAAAAAAAGATACTTGATGATATAGCAAGCTCAGAATCTTTAACTAACAATTCACGTGAAATATTAGCAAGAAAACTAGTAGAAAATGAAGAAGAAAAAACAGATAAAAAATTAAGAAGAACAGACATAATAACAAGAATAGGACCAACACTCGGATTAATGGGAACATTAATACCATTAGGACCTGGACTGGCCGCTTTAGGATCAGGAGACATTAACACTCTAGCAAGCTCATTAACAGTAGCATTCAACACTACAATTGTAGGTATTGGAAGTGGAGCATTATCATACTTTATAGGTAAGATAAGAGGGTCATGGTATGAAAAATACTTATCAGATTTAGATGCATTATCTGATGCAATACTAGATAACATGAACAACAAACAAAAAAACAATACCATTGAAAGCAGTGATTAA
- a CDS encoding DUF2149 domain-containing protein has protein sequence MVRKKQRRRSKRVDEDPMAGTANLVDAMLVLAVGFLIFVVMSWNMQSIIFSDMSQQEKDNIMESMSELKQVNQGKELEELPDVSHSSGEGYSEMGKVYKDSRTGKMIMIEG, from the coding sequence ATGGTTAGGAAAAAACAAAGAAGACGCTCAAAAAGAGTAGACGAAGATCCAATGGCAGGAACAGCAAACCTGGTGGATGCAATGTTAGTACTGGCCGTAGGTTTTCTCATATTTGTTGTTATGAGCTGGAACATGCAAAGCATAATCTTTTCTGATATGTCCCAGCAAGAAAAGGATAATATTATGGAATCCATGTCAGAACTAAAACAGGTAAATCAGGGTAAAGAATTGGAAGAACTACCTGATGTATCCCATAGTAGTGGTGAAGGATACTCTGAAATGGGAAAAGTTTATAAGGATTCACGAACAGGTAAAATGATTATGATAGAGGGATAA
- a CDS encoding flavin reductase family protein, giving the protein MRKNIKTTEAIFPMPVLMVATYNSDESVDVMNAAWGTMLSRTQVILNLTKTHKTVQNIIERKACTVSIADTKHVKEADYFGVVSANDTPNKFEKTGLTVTKSENVDAPIINEFPICFECKFIEYQDGDYGCGVIAEVVNVTADEEVLDGDNVDISLVDAIAFDPYTHGYYRVQERVGEAFKDGLELK; this is encoded by the coding sequence ATGAGAAAAAACATAAAAACAACAGAAGCAATATTTCCAATGCCCGTACTAATGGTGGCAACATATAATAGCGATGAAAGCGTTGATGTAATGAATGCAGCATGGGGAACTATGCTTTCAAGAACTCAGGTAATATTAAACCTTACCAAGACACATAAAACAGTACAAAACATCATAGAAAGAAAAGCATGCACAGTAAGCATAGCAGACACAAAACATGTGAAAGAAGCAGACTACTTTGGAGTAGTATCAGCAAATGATACACCAAACAAGTTTGAAAAAACAGGATTAACAGTTACAAAATCAGAAAATGTTGATGCACCAATCATTAACGAGTTCCCAATATGTTTTGAATGTAAATTCATAGAATACCAGGATGGAGACTATGGCTGTGGAGTAATAGCAGAAGTAGTTAATGTAACAGCTGATGAAGAAGTACTTGATGGAGATAATGTGGATATTTCCTTAGTAGATGCAATAGCATTTGATCCTTATACTCATGGTTACTACAGAGTACAGGAAAGAGTGGGAGAAGCATTCAAGGACGGACTTGAACTCAAATAA
- a CDS encoding DUF998 domain-containing protein, with translation MKSKLASSVFLSVSTFYILAEAFCALFFKDSLINTYLIHTISELGIPGANSPYSILMNIAFILMGLAVLFGNYYYFKKYITKNRIPFYILTLVTAVGVIIVGLIHGGNPLTSGYHTLGAVMAILGGNILLILISRSMKEFSEYQKITLILGIIGLIAFWIMFFSMKNVYMPVLERLSVYTLILWSFVTGVYCNKNLL, from the coding sequence ATGAAATCTAAACTAGCAAGTAGTGTATTCTTATCTGTAAGTACTTTTTATATCCTTGCCGAAGCATTTTGTGCTTTATTCTTCAAGGATTCACTCATTAATACTTATCTTATTCATACAATTTCAGAGCTTGGAATACCCGGAGCTAACTCACCATATTCTATTCTGATGAACATAGCCTTTATCCTAATGGGATTAGCAGTGCTCTTTGGTAATTATTATTATTTTAAGAAATACATTACAAAAAATAGGATACCCTTCTACATTTTAACTCTTGTTACAGCAGTAGGTGTTATAATTGTAGGCCTTATACATGGTGGAAATCCTTTAACATCAGGTTATCATACACTTGGTGCAGTAATGGCCATACTTGGAGGAAATATTTTATTAATACTAATTTCAAGGTCAATGAAAGAATTTAGTGAATACCAGAAGATAACCTTGATACTGGGCATTATAGGGTTAATAGCATTCTGGATAATGTTTTTCAGTATGAAAAATGTTTACATGCCAGTACTTGAAAGATTATCAGTATATACATTAATATTATGGAGTTTTGTAACCGGAGTATACTGCAATAAGAATCTGTTATAA
- a CDS encoding ADP-ribosylglycohydrolase family protein: MNGIIGAICGDIIGSTHEFHPIKTKEFKLVNKYSTYTDDTVLTLAVASWLTNDESYSTQSLVRKVQKFASYYPNAGYGGRFREWIVQRNPKPYNSWGNGSAMRVSPAAWVCDTLEDTQILAKRSAQITHNHSEGIKGAMATASAIYLARQNKSKEYIKEYIESTFQYNLTRRLDDIRPDYKFEVSCQKSVPESIICFLEADSYTDTIRNAVSLGGDADTMGAISGAIAAAYYDVPTDLVDECKNRLDNNLLTVYEEFVEKFF; this comes from the coding sequence ATGAATGGTATAATAGGAGCAATATGTGGAGACATCATAGGATCAACCCACGAGTTTCATCCAATAAAAACAAAGGAATTTAAACTGGTAAACAAATACTCCACATACACTGATGATACTGTGCTAACATTAGCAGTAGCATCATGGCTAACCAATGATGAATCCTATAGCACACAGTCTCTGGTGAGGAAGGTGCAGAAATTTGCCTCATATTATCCGAATGCAGGGTATGGTGGCAGATTCAGGGAGTGGATTGTTCAAAGAAATCCGAAGCCATATAATAGTTGGGGAAATGGTTCTGCAATGAGAGTAAGCCCGGCTGCATGGGTATGTGACACACTGGAAGATACTCAGATACTGGCAAAAAGGTCTGCACAGATAACACACAATCACTCTGAGGGAATAAAAGGTGCGATGGCAACAGCATCCGCAATATACCTTGCAAGACAGAATAAAAGCAAAGAGTATATAAAAGAGTACATTGAATCAACATTCCAGTACAATCTTACTAGACGATTGGATGATATACGGCCGGATTATAAATTTGAGGTATCCTGCCAGAAATCAGTACCGGAATCCATTATATGCTTCCTGGAAGCAGACAGTTACACTGACACTATACGTAATGCTGTGAGTCTTGGTGGAGATGCTGATACTATGGGTGCCATAAGCGGGGCAATAGCAGCTGCATACTATGATGTTCCAACTGACTTAGTAGATGAATGTAAAAACAGGTTAGATAATAATTTGTTAACAGTATATGAAGAATTTGTAGAAAAATTCTTCTAA